One Anthonomus grandis grandis chromosome 12, icAntGran1.3, whole genome shotgun sequence DNA window includes the following coding sequences:
- the LOC126742995 gene encoding probable maleylacetoacetate isomerase 2 isoform X1 — MATAHTGHGKTILYSYWRSSCSWRVRIALNLKEIPHEIKPISLIKAGGQHHSNDFRDVNPMEQVPAMHIDGVNLIESMSIMHYLEETRPHRPLLPADVVKRAKVREICEVIVSGIQPLQNLCVLIHVGEEKKNEWAKHWINRGFRAVEKLLGASAGKYCVGDEITLADCCLIPQVFNARRFHVDLRPFPIILRIDRELERHPAFIAAHPNNQPDCPQEAQK, encoded by the exons ATGGCTACAGCCCACACTGGACATGGaaaa ACGATCTTATATTCTTATTGGAGAAGTTCCTGTTCTTGGCGAGTACGCATAG CCCTTAACCTTAAAGAAATCCCGCACGAAATCAAACCGATCTCCTTAATAAAAGCTGGCGGACAACACCATTCTAATGACTTTCGAGATGTAAATCCTATGGAGCAAGTACCTGCAATGCACATAGATGGCGTAAACCTCATAGAGTCTATGAGCATCATGCATTATCTGGAAGAGACTAGGCCACATCGGCCACTTTTACCTGCTGATGTTGTTAAAAGGGCTAAG gttagaGAAATATGCGAAGTAATTGTATCAGGTATACAGCCTCTACAGAACCTTTGTGTGTTGATTCATGTGGGCGAAGAAAAGAAGAACGAATGGGCAAAGCATTGGATAAATAGAGGATTTAGGGCCGTTGAAAAACTATTAG GTGCAAGTGCAGGCAAATACTGCGTGGGAGACGAAATAACTTTAGCGGACTGTTGCCTCATTCCACAAGTTTTTAATGCCAGAAGGTTTCACGTGGACCTCAGACCATTTCCAATTATTTTAAGGATAGATAGGGAGTTAGAGAGGCATCCAGCTTTTATAGCGGCACACCCTAATAATCAGCCCGATTGCCCACAGGAAGCTCAGAAGTAG
- the LOC126742995 gene encoding probable maleylacetoacetate isomerase 2 isoform X2, translating into MSFLAKTILYSYWRSSCSWRVRIALNLKEIPHEIKPISLIKAGGQHHSNDFRDVNPMEQVPAMHIDGVNLIESMSIMHYLEETRPHRPLLPADVVKRAKVREICEVIVSGIQPLQNLCVLIHVGEEKKNEWAKHWINRGFRAVEKLLGASAGKYCVGDEITLADCCLIPQVFNARRFHVDLRPFPIILRIDRELERHPAFIAAHPNNQPDCPQEAQK; encoded by the exons ATGTCATTTTTGGCAAAG ACGATCTTATATTCTTATTGGAGAAGTTCCTGTTCTTGGCGAGTACGCATAG CCCTTAACCTTAAAGAAATCCCGCACGAAATCAAACCGATCTCCTTAATAAAAGCTGGCGGACAACACCATTCTAATGACTTTCGAGATGTAAATCCTATGGAGCAAGTACCTGCAATGCACATAGATGGCGTAAACCTCATAGAGTCTATGAGCATCATGCATTATCTGGAAGAGACTAGGCCACATCGGCCACTTTTACCTGCTGATGTTGTTAAAAGGGCTAAG gttagaGAAATATGCGAAGTAATTGTATCAGGTATACAGCCTCTACAGAACCTTTGTGTGTTGATTCATGTGGGCGAAGAAAAGAAGAACGAATGGGCAAAGCATTGGATAAATAGAGGATTTAGGGCCGTTGAAAAACTATTAG GTGCAAGTGCAGGCAAATACTGCGTGGGAGACGAAATAACTTTAGCGGACTGTTGCCTCATTCCACAAGTTTTTAATGCCAGAAGGTTTCACGTGGACCTCAGACCATTTCCAATTATTTTAAGGATAGATAGGGAGTTAGAGAGGCATCCAGCTTTTATAGCGGCACACCCTAATAATCAGCCCGATTGCCCACAGGAAGCTCAGAAGTAG